One segment of Brassica napus cultivar Da-Ae chromosome C3, Da-Ae, whole genome shotgun sequence DNA contains the following:
- the LOC106387163 gene encoding uncharacterized protein LOC106387163 yields MCPLRLILIFLSATLAGFFVLKKLNNSYDDPLADPLTDDADPADSDSRFSKVGMAMKTGFWTCVDMASGRYLWNHLCSNSDSSS; encoded by the exons ATGTGTCCGTTAAGGCTGATCCTCATATTCTTGTCGGCGACTCTTGCTGGGTTCTTTGTCCTCAAGAAGCTCAACAATTCCTACGACGATCCCCTCGCCGACCCTCTCACCGACGACGCTGATCCCGCCGACTCTGACTCCAGATTCTCAAAG GTGGGAATGGCAATGAAGACTGGATTTTGGACATGCGTTGACATGGCTAGTGGCCGCTATCTCTGGAACCATCTCTGTTCCAATTCCGACAGCTCTTCCTGA
- the LOC106386691 gene encoding peroxidase 68 gives MEYNKQRTMLTVMLIIIMWSCCYSHAQLSSDFYKESCPSLFYVVRREVQRAVTRERRMAASLLRLFFHDCFVNGCDGSILLDDTSSSMGEKTAGPNNNSVRGFDVVDKIKSRVERLCPGVVSCADILAIIARDSVLLLDGPGWSVKLGRRDSTTASFTTANSGVIPPPTSTLDNLINRFRAQGLSSRDMVALSGAHTIGQARCVTFRDRIYNESNNIELAFALSRQRSCSAASGSSDNNEATLDIHSPGRFDLNYYRQLLNHRGLLTSDQVLYSGGSTDSLVVSYSRSLNAFYRDFVRGMVKMGDIKPLTGSNGEIRNNCRRPN, from the exons ATGGAGTACAATAAGCAAAGAACTATGTTAACTGTAATGTTGATTATAATAATGTGGAGCTGTTGTTACAGCCACGCCCAGCTGAGCAGTGACTTCTACAAGGAAAGCTGTCCCTCATTGTTCTATGTAGTGAGACGCGAGGTGCAGCGAGCGGTGACAAGGGAGCGCCGCATGGCTGCTTCTCTCCTCCGGCTATTCTTTCACGACTGTTTTGTCAAC GGGTGTGACGGATCAATATTGTTGGACGATACTTCCTCATCTATGGGAGAGAAAACGGCAGGCCCAAACAATAATTCTGTGAGGGGATTTGACGTTGTTGACAAAATCAAGTCGAGGGTTGAGAGACTATGCCCAGGCGTCGTCTCATGCGCAGACATTCTCGCTATCATTGCTCGTGACTCTGTCCTCCTC TTGGACGGCCCTGGTTGGAGCGTAAAACTTGGAAGAAGAGATTCCACCACAGCGAGTTTCACGACCGCCAATTCAGGCGTTATCCCTCCTCCAACCTCTACTCTCGACAACCTCATCAACCGTTTTAGAGCACAAGGTTTATCCTCACGCGACATGGTGGCCCTCTCTGGTGCACACACAATTGGACAAGCTAGATGCGTCACTTTTAGAGACCGTATCTACAACGAAAGCAACAACATTGAACTTGCTTTCGCCTTGTCTAGACAAAGGAGCTGTTCGGCTGCCTCTGGCTCTAGCGACAACAATGAAGCCACTCTTGATATCCACTCTCCTGGAAGGTTTGACCTCAACTACTACAGACAGCTTCTCAACCACAGGGGTCTTCTCACTTCTGACCAAGTTCTTTACAGCGGCGGTTCAACTGACTCGCTTGTCGTGTCTTATAGTCGTAGTCTGAACGCCTTTTACCGTGATTTTGTAAGGGGTATGGTTAAGATGGGCGATATCAAACCCCTTACTGGATCCAACGGCGAGATCCGTAACAACTGTCGCAGACCCAATTGA